The Mytilus edulis chromosome 12, xbMytEdul2.2, whole genome shotgun sequence genome contains a region encoding:
- the LOC139498296 gene encoding echinoidin-like isoform X3, which yields MKYLLVQLFGKHQTMSNCWYMIMFALSVYHVSNAGSRLTRRCEASNGRCGKNTHLSCSNMFGPGWTEKGKCCGKRSCCVSCPETVVNFGGSTYKFNCGKFTWERAKAYCESQNGSLTTIETKEENDFLKYVATLIQTTGQAAPDHWWLGLTDIKTEDTFEWISGQPVTYTDWFQGTPRQPDNVNIQGDTFDVDCASLYPSASFQWFDETCTFPDCQAVCEI from the exons CATCAAACCATGTCGAATTGTTGGTACATGATTATGTTTGCCCTCTCCGTATACCATGTATCGAACGCAGGAAGTA GACTCACTCGTCGATGTGAGGCGTCAAATGGAAGATGCGGAAAGAACACACATTTAAGTTGTTCTAACATGTTTGGCCCAGGATGGACAGAGAAAGGCAAATGCTGTGGTAAAAGATCGTGTTGTGTTT cATGTCCAGAGACTGTCGTTAACTTTGGTGGATCAACATACAAATTCAACTGTGGAAAATTTACCTGGGAAAGAGCAAag GCTTATTGTGAAAGTCAAAACGGAAGTCTGACAACAATTGAAACTAAGgaggaaaatgattttttaaaatatgtagcTACATTGATACAAACGACAGGACAAGCTGCTCCTG ATCATTGGTGGCTAGGTCTAACAGACATAAAGACTGAAGACACATTTGAGTGGATTTCGGGACAGCCAGTAACATACACTGATTGGTTTCAAGGAACGCCCAGGCAACCAGATAATGTTAACATTCAAGGAGATACATTTGATGTGGACTGTGCTTCATTATATCCGTCTGCATCATTCCAATGGTTTGATGAGACATGCACGTTTCCTGACTGCCAAGCAGTTTGTGAAATTTG A
- the LOC139498296 gene encoding asialoglycoprotein receptor 1-like isoform X1, with protein MKYLLVQLFGKHQTMSNCWYMIMFALSVYHVSNAGSRLTRRCEASNGRCGKNTHLSCSNMFGPGWTEKGKCCGKRSCCVLCEDIQIKNGKAVIQGKGAGSSVTFSCDNGYKLLGSKSLACEHNGLSGYIPICFACPETVVNFGGSTYKFNCGKFTWERAKAYCESQNGSLTTIETKEENDFLKYVATLIQTTGQAAPDHWWLGLTDIKTEDTFEWISGQPVTYTDWFQGTPRQPDNVNIQGDTFDVDCASLYPSASFQWFDETCTFPDCQAVCEI; from the exons CATCAAACCATGTCGAATTGTTGGTACATGATTATGTTTGCCCTCTCCGTATACCATGTATCGAACGCAGGAAGTA GACTCACTCGTCGATGTGAGGCGTCAAATGGAAGATGCGGAAAGAACACACATTTAAGTTGTTCTAACATGTTTGGCCCAGGATGGACAGAGAAAGGCAAATGCTGTGGTAAAAGATCGTGTTGTGTTT TATGTGAGGATATACAGATTAAGAACGGGAAAGCTGTGATACAGGGAAAAGGAGCTGGTTCTAGTGTAACTTTTTCTTGCGATAATGGGTATAAGCTCCTAGGAAGCAAATCACTTGCTTGCGAACATAATGGATTGAGTGGATACATTCCAATATGCTTTG cATGTCCAGAGACTGTCGTTAACTTTGGTGGATCAACATACAAATTCAACTGTGGAAAATTTACCTGGGAAAGAGCAAag GCTTATTGTGAAAGTCAAAACGGAAGTCTGACAACAATTGAAACTAAGgaggaaaatgattttttaaaatatgtagcTACATTGATACAAACGACAGGACAAGCTGCTCCTG ATCATTGGTGGCTAGGTCTAACAGACATAAAGACTGAAGACACATTTGAGTGGATTTCGGGACAGCCAGTAACATACACTGATTGGTTTCAAGGAACGCCCAGGCAACCAGATAATGTTAACATTCAAGGAGATACATTTGATGTGGACTGTGCTTCATTATATCCGTCTGCATCATTCCAATGGTTTGATGAGACATGCACGTTTCCTGACTGCCAAGCAGTTTGTGAAATTTG A
- the LOC139498296 gene encoding asialoglycoprotein receptor 1-like isoform X2: MSNCWYMIMFALSVYHVSNAGSRLTRRCEASNGRCGKNTHLSCSNMFGPGWTEKGKCCGKRSCCVLCEDIQIKNGKAVIQGKGAGSSVTFSCDNGYKLLGSKSLACEHNGLSGYIPICFACPETVVNFGGSTYKFNCGKFTWERAKAYCESQNGSLTTIETKEENDFLKYVATLIQTTGQAAPDHWWLGLTDIKTEDTFEWISGQPVTYTDWFQGTPRQPDNVNIQGDTFDVDCASLYPSASFQWFDETCTFPDCQAVCEI; encoded by the exons ATGTCGAATTGTTGGTACATGATTATGTTTGCCCTCTCCGTATACCATGTATCGAACGCAGGAAGTA GACTCACTCGTCGATGTGAGGCGTCAAATGGAAGATGCGGAAAGAACACACATTTAAGTTGTTCTAACATGTTTGGCCCAGGATGGACAGAGAAAGGCAAATGCTGTGGTAAAAGATCGTGTTGTGTTT TATGTGAGGATATACAGATTAAGAACGGGAAAGCTGTGATACAGGGAAAAGGAGCTGGTTCTAGTGTAACTTTTTCTTGCGATAATGGGTATAAGCTCCTAGGAAGCAAATCACTTGCTTGCGAACATAATGGATTGAGTGGATACATTCCAATATGCTTTG cATGTCCAGAGACTGTCGTTAACTTTGGTGGATCAACATACAAATTCAACTGTGGAAAATTTACCTGGGAAAGAGCAAag GCTTATTGTGAAAGTCAAAACGGAAGTCTGACAACAATTGAAACTAAGgaggaaaatgattttttaaaatatgtagcTACATTGATACAAACGACAGGACAAGCTGCTCCTG ATCATTGGTGGCTAGGTCTAACAGACATAAAGACTGAAGACACATTTGAGTGGATTTCGGGACAGCCAGTAACATACACTGATTGGTTTCAAGGAACGCCCAGGCAACCAGATAATGTTAACATTCAAGGAGATACATTTGATGTGGACTGTGCTTCATTATATCCGTCTGCATCATTCCAATGGTTTGATGAGACATGCACGTTTCCTGACTGCCAAGCAGTTTGTGAAATTTG A
- the LOC139498297 gene encoding integrase/recombinase xerD homolog — translation MFVSRLHIFQIFFRVGRWKQNSDISDELSTLKARLPEYCLSSRSLNTRNKYQYAFNAFCKWTQIHNITPLPSSDHTVSLYLIHISQNAKSASKINEVIYAISWAHKLAGFNNPCTSELVTFVNEGAQRKLGHFITKKDPITPDILRKIVPTYGHLNSNLKDLRTVCICLLGYAGLLRFSELANLRGIDITIYSTHANLYLAKSKTDIYREERDLVISKTNLVTCPVSMLERYLKLASITSNSGEFIFRSVNFCKSDNSYKLRSRGPLSYTRAREILLSSLQSIGLDSKTFGLHSLRSGGA, via the coding sequence ATGTTTGTTTCACGATTGcacatttttcagatattttttcgaGTTGGTAGATGGAAACAGAATTCAGATATTTCGGATGAACTTTCTACATTGAAAGCTAGATTACCAGAGTACTGCTTGAGCTCACGTTCTCTGAACACTCGTAACAAGTACCAGTATGCTTTTAATGCTTTCTGTAAGTGGACTCAAATACATAATATTACTCCATTACCTTCATCTGATCATACAGTTTCTCTATATTTGATTCACATTTCACAGAATGCAAAATCGGCTAGCAAGATAAATGAAGTAATATACGCCATTAGCTGGGCACATAAACTGGCTGGATTTAATAATCCTTGTACCTCTGAATTAGTAACCTTTGTTAACGAAGGAGCACAGAGAAAATTGGGACATTTTATCACTAAAAAAGATCCTATTACACCAGACATTTTGCGAAAGATTGTTCCTACTTATGGTCATCTTAATAGTAATCTGAAAGACTTAAGAACTGTTTGTATCTGTTTATTAGGCTATGCAGGTCTTTTAAGGTTTTCAGAACTAGCTAATTTGAGAGGTATCGATATAACGATTTATTCTACACATGCAAATTTATATTTGGCGAAGAGTAAAACTGACATTTACAGAGAAGAGAGGGATTTGGTTATTTCTAAAACTAATCTTGTAACTTGTCCTGTCTCTATGCTAGAACGATATCTCAAATTAGCTAGTATTACATCAAATTCTGGTGAATTTATTTTTAGATCTGTTAATTTTTGTAAGTCTGATAATTCTTATAAACTTAGAAGTAGAGGTCCGTTGTCGTACACGAGAGCTCGGGAAATACTACTTTCAAGTTTACAGAGTATAGGCTTAGATAGTAAAACATTTGGATTGCATAGTCTCCGTTCAGGAGGGGCATAG